In Formosa haliotis, the sequence CATCGACTAAGGGGTATCCGGTTTTGCCTTGGCACCATAATTTAAACTCAGTTTCATTATTTCTCCATGCAATGCCGTCGTATTTTCTTCTGAAATTTTGAGAGACCACGTTAGGAAAATGGTATAAAATCTGCATAAAAAATTCACGCCAAATCAATTCATTTAAAAAGGTTTGGTCTTCGGGTTTTAATGCCGAAATAATGCTGCGAATACTAACAGTTCCAAATCGTAAATGCGGACCTAAATAACTCCCAATGTCTTGAGATGGATAATCACGATATTTAGCATACTTCCCAATATCGCCTAAGTTATAAGGTTTCACTTTAATTGAGGAAGGCTTAAATCCGAAACTCTCCAAAGTAGGGAACTCAAACTGATTTTTGTGAACGTTTTCAAAAGATACATCAGAAAACACTTCAACTCCCGAAAAACGTTCTAGCCATTTGTTTTTATATGGTGTGTAAACCGTGTAAGGAGTGTTATCCTGTTTAAGAATTTCATGGGGTTCAAAAATAACTTGATCTTTAAAGGTATGAACCTCTATGTTTTTCGACTTTAAAAATGTTGACACTTTAGCGTCCCGTTCACGGGCATACGGTTCGTAATCGGTGTTCGTGTAAACAGCCTCTATGGTATAGGTTTCGGTTAGTTGTTTCCAAATATCTAGCACTTGTCCTTTTAAACAGAGTAAGGATGAATTATGAC encodes:
- a CDS encoding cryptochrome/photolyase family protein, whose protein sequence is MTYTIFWFRRDLRLTDNTGLLEALNRDTLVLPIFIFDDNILNELPPDDARVSFIYNQLKTINSELNRHNSSLLCLKGQVLDIWKQLTETYTIEAVYTNTDYEPYARERDAKVSTFLKSKNIEVHTFKDQVIFEPHEILKQDNTPYTVYTPYKNKWLERFSGVEVFSDVSFENVHKNQFEFPTLESFGFKPSSIKVKPYNLGDIGKYAKYRDYPSQDIGSYLGPHLRFGTVSIRSIISALKPEDQTFLNELIWREFFMQILYHFPNVVSQNFRRKYDGIAWRNNETEFKLWCQGKTGYPLVDAGMRQLNTTGYMHNRVRMVTASFLCKHLLIHWQWGEAYFAKKLLDYELASNNGNWQWAAGTGCDAAPYFRIFNPITQLEKFDKNLDYIKQWIPEYGTKDYPDPLVDHKSARLRALEVYKAGIKP